ACAACCGTTTTGCCGATTAAATCTAAACTGTCTAGCCAGCGTAAACACAGCGCTGTAGTGTTATGTGTGCCAGTACCAAAAGCAAGGCCTGGGTCAAGTAATACATTCACTGCACTTGGGTCAGGAATATCGCGCCAGCTTGGACAGATCCAAAGGCGTTCGCCAAATTGAATTGGGTGGAAATTATCCATCCATTCACGTTCCCAGTCTTTGTCTTCAAGTTGCTCTACTTTACAAACAAAGTTTTCTTGTAATATTGGCATTTGCGCAAGGTGTTCGGTAATTGCTTGCATATCAACACTGGCATCGAATAAGCCAATTACTGTTGTGTCAGCCCAAAGGGTTACCTCACCCAGTTTAGGTTCGTAAATTGGGGTGTCTTTTGCGTCGACAAAGGTCACCGAAGGACAGCCAAGTTCCATTAGCTCATCGCTGATGATTTCGGCATTTTCTTTGGTGCTATTA
This region of Pseudoalteromonas spongiae UST010723-006 genomic DNA includes:
- the prmA gene encoding 50S ribosomal protein L11 methyltransferase; the encoded protein is MAWVQIRINSTKENAEIISDELMELGCPSVTFVDAKDTPIYEPKLGEVTLWADTTVIGLFDASVDMQAITEHLAQMPILQENFVCKVEQLEDKDWEREWMDNFHPIQFGERLWICPSWRDIPDPSAVNVLLDPGLAFGTGTHNTTALCLRWLDSLDLIGKTVVDFGCGSGILGIAALKLGAKRVIGIDIDPQALEASRDNAERNGVADQLEVYLPEDQPEFEADILVANILAQPLRELHQVILGLLKSGGEFALSGILEEQVTSVEDIYRQYAELETSQQDGEWMRVAGKKR